One Desulfobacterales bacterium genomic region harbors:
- the proB gene encoding glutamate 5-kinase translates to MKSNIINYFANAKRVVIKVGSGVLTLSNSLNLNVIQSISRQISLLNDKGIEVILVSSGAMASGLKKMGFKSRPDEIPKRQAIAAIGQPGLMVEYEKAFSEYGKKVAQILLTTEDLCSRKRYLNARNTMYVLLSWKVVPIINENDTVATQEIKFGDNDNLSAMIALLMDADVLVNLTDIDGLYTKNPRVYKDAELISEVKKIGKDIETIAGSIPGALGTGGMLSKIKAAQKATSSGLPMIIAKGEKEDILLELFDGKKHGTLFLPKNQKPPRRKCWLAYAAKPKGTLVVDKGAENAVINNGKSLLPSGIISVSGDFNVGDPVAFHNIEGEKLGVGLANYSSTDVNKIKGLNSKIIAEQLGSKSYDEVIHRNNLALTNECNF, encoded by the coding sequence ATGAAAAGCAACATTATTAATTATTTCGCAAATGCAAAGCGAGTAGTTATAAAAGTTGGAAGCGGAGTTCTAACTTTATCGAACAGCTTAAATTTAAATGTCATTCAATCAATATCAAGACAAATAAGCCTATTGAACGATAAAGGGATAGAAGTTATACTTGTATCATCAGGTGCAATGGCTTCGGGTTTAAAAAAAATGGGATTTAAATCAAGACCCGATGAAATACCTAAGCGTCAAGCAATTGCAGCGATCGGTCAACCAGGTCTCATGGTAGAATATGAAAAAGCTTTTAGCGAATATGGTAAAAAAGTAGCTCAAATCCTTCTTACTACTGAAGACCTTTGCAGCAGAAAAAGATATTTAAACGCAAGAAATACAATGTATGTTCTTTTATCGTGGAAGGTTGTTCCAATTATAAATGAAAATGATACTGTAGCTACTCAAGAAATAAAATTTGGTGATAATGACAATCTTTCAGCTATGATAGCTCTTCTCATGGATGCGGATGTTCTTGTTAACCTTACTGATATTGACGGACTTTATACGAAAAATCCAAGAGTCTATAAAGATGCTGAGCTTATAAGTGAAGTTAAAAAAATAGGAAAAGATATTGAAACAATTGCAGGATCTATACCAGGCGCTCTTGGCACCGGAGGCATGCTTTCAAAAATAAAAGCAGCTCAAAAAGCAACATCTTCAGGCCTTCCAATGATAATTGCAAAGGGAGAAAAAGAGGACATACTTTTAGAGTTGTTTGACGGAAAAAAGCATGGAACTTTATTTCTTCCTAAAAATCAAAAACCTCCACGCCGAAAATGTTGGCTAGCTTATGCAGCTAAACCAAAAGGAACATTGGTTGTTGATAAAGGTGCTGAAAATGCCGTTATTAATAATGGTAAAAGCCTTTTGCCCAGCGGAATTATATCTGTGTCAGGAGATTTTAACGTTGGAGATCCAGTTGCATTTCATAATATTGAAGGAGAAAAGCTTGGTGTTGGACTCGCCAATTATAGTTCCACTGATGTAAATAAAATTAAAGGTTTAAATTCGAAAATTATAGCTGAACAGCTTGGTAGTAAATCCTACGATGAAGTTATCCACAGAAATAATCTTGCTTTGACGAATGAATGTAATTTTTAG
- a CDS encoding glutamate-5-semialdehyde dehydrogenase — translation MTIEETIKEIAKEAKEASRKIAKCDTFEKNEVLLKIAELLEKKSEIIKQENEKDVSRAKEMGLSNAMIDRLTIKDATITSMIDGLKEIVQLEDPVYSITQTWKRPNGLVVSKMRIPLGVISIIYESRPNVTIDTAALCLKSGNAVILRGGSEALHSNQILSEIICEALKETGITEKAAQLIPMRDRDAINFLLKQDEYIDLIIPRGGESLIRFVVENSKIPVLKHYKGVCHVYVDANADIKMAEEICLNAKVQRPGVCNAMETMLVNKDIAQEFLPKMAEKFKQAGVELRGCPETLKIITDVKEASEEDWYAEYLTLILSIKIVDDIDEAIMHIQKYGSNHTETIVTSDYKRARIFLKDVDSSVVLVNASTRFNDGCQLGLGAEMGISTTKLHAFGPMGLNELTTTKFIVLGDGQIRT, via the coding sequence ATGACCATTGAAGAAACAATTAAGGAGATAGCTAAAGAGGCAAAAGAAGCTTCAAGAAAAATCGCTAAGTGTGACACATTTGAAAAGAATGAAGTTTTGCTTAAAATAGCTGAATTGCTTGAAAAAAAATCAGAAATTATTAAGCAGGAAAATGAAAAAGATGTATCCAGAGCAAAAGAAATGGGGCTATCTAATGCAATGATAGACAGGCTTACAATAAAAGACGCAACAATTACGTCAATGATAGACGGATTAAAAGAAATAGTGCAGCTTGAAGATCCTGTTTATTCAATAACTCAAACATGGAAAAGACCTAACGGACTTGTTGTTTCCAAAATGCGCATACCTCTTGGAGTTATAAGCATTATTTATGAATCAAGGCCAAATGTAACTATTGATACAGCAGCTCTGTGTCTGAAATCAGGAAATGCCGTAATACTTCGCGGAGGTTCAGAAGCATTACATTCAAATCAAATTCTTTCTGAAATTATATGTGAAGCTTTAAAAGAAACAGGTATTACAGAAAAGGCGGCGCAGCTTATACCAATGAGGGATAGGGACGCGATAAATTTTCTTTTAAAACAGGATGAATATATCGATCTTATTATTCCAAGGGGTGGAGAAAGTTTAATCCGTTTTGTCGTCGAAAATTCAAAAATTCCTGTTTTGAAACATTATAAGGGTGTTTGTCATGTTTATGTGGATGCTAATGCCGATATTAAAATGGCGGAAGAAATCTGCTTGAATGCAAAAGTTCAGAGACCAGGGGTTTGTAACGCCATGGAAACTATGCTTGTCAATAAAGATATAGCCCAAGAATTTCTTCCTAAAATGGCGGAAAAATTTAAACAAGCTGGAGTTGAATTAAGAGGTTGCCCTGAAACACTTAAAATAATTACAGATGTAAAAGAAGCTTCAGAAGAGGATTGGTATGCTGAATATTTAACCCTTATTCTTTCAATTAAAATTGTTGATGATATAGATGAAGCAATAATGCATATTCAAAAATACGGGTCAAATCATACGGAAACAATTGTAACATCGGATTATAAGAGAGCAAGAATTTTTTTAAAAGATGTTGATTCTTCTGTTGTGCTTGTAAATGCATCAACAAGGTTTAATGACGGGTGCCAGCTTGGGCTTGGCGCTGAAATGGGAATAAGCACTACGAAGCTTCATGCTTTTGGCCCTATGGGTCTTAATGAGCTTACAACTACAAAATTTATAGTTTTAGGAGACGGTCAAATAAGGACATAA
- the rpmA gene encoding 50S ribosomal protein L27, with the protein MAHKKAGGSSRNGRDSDGQRRGVKKYGGQKVRAGNILVRQLGTKIHPGINVGLGRDYTLFAKVDGIVTYERFGKTRKKVSVYSE; encoded by the coding sequence ATGGCTCATAAAAAAGCGGGCGGAAGTTCAAGGAATGGTAGAGATAGTGACGGTCAACGGCGAGGTGTAAAAAAATACGGAGGCCAAAAAGTAAGGGCTGGCAATATTTTAGTAAGACAACTTGGAACTAAAATTCATCCTGGCATAAATGTTGGGCTTGGTAGAGATTATACTTTGTTTGCCAAAGTTGATGGGATAGTTACCTATGAGCGTTTTGGAAAAACCAGAAAAAAAGTAAGTGTTTATTCAGAGTGA
- the rsfS gene encoding ribosome silencing factor — MEDYLNEIKSNIDVYIKAVSGKKAKDILIIDLRGLSYIADFFVICTGMSSRQVSSVGEFILYELKKADIKPLGFEGIAEGHWVLLDYTDVVIHVFYEPIRTFYNLEGLWPDARKIRITSDSDGLIVYEVDNKHNENIYKKFKTEIIL, encoded by the coding sequence ATGGAAGACTATTTAAATGAAATAAAATCGAATATAGATGTATACATTAAAGCTGTATCAGGGAAAAAAGCAAAAGATATTCTTATAATTGATTTAAGGGGGTTATCTTATATTGCTGATTTCTTTGTTATCTGCACAGGAATGTCAAGCAGACAAGTTAGTTCTGTAGGAGAATTTATACTCTATGAATTAAAAAAAGCTGATATAAAACCCCTTGGATTTGAAGGTATAGCTGAAGGACATTGGGTTTTACTAGACTATACTGATGTAGTTATTCATGTTTTTTATGAACCTATTCGAACGTTTTATAATTTAGAAGGGCTCTGGCCTGATGCAAGAAAAATAAGAATAACATCGGATTCAGATGGTTTGATCGTCTATGAAGTAGATAATAAACACAATGAAAATATCTATAAAAAATTTAAAACGGAGATTATATTGTGA
- a CDS encoding type I restriction enzyme HsdR N-terminal domain-containing protein, translating to MKKIINNITDFVTGKEIPNVGSEENRQLFEKFLVEKKGFSNNDIEIDVPILLDIDGESYDSSVDIIVCINDIKLIAVKCAAGSIGSREREILSAARIFCDYQIPFSVVTDGKTAIIMDTISGKKIGDSIEAVHSKPVLIEILNDLKLVPLSKERINKEKIIFRSYDSMNVNRIKNLL from the coding sequence TTGAAAAAAATAATTAATAATATAACTGATTTTGTTACTGGGAAAGAAATTCCTAACGTTGGGTCAGAAGAAAATCGTCAATTATTTGAAAAGTTTCTTGTTGAGAAAAAAGGCTTTTCAAATAATGATATAGAAATAGATGTTCCAATATTGCTTGATATTGACGGAGAGTCTTATGATTCTTCCGTTGATATCATAGTTTGTATTAATGATATCAAATTAATAGCTGTAAAGTGTGCTGCAGGCTCAATTGGTTCACGCGAAAGAGAAATCCTTTCAGCAGCACGAATATTTTGCGATTACCAAATTCCTTTTTCTGTTGTAACCGACGGAAAAACGGCCATAATCATGGATACTATTTCAGGAAAAAAAATCGGAGATAGTATTGAAGCTGTCCATTCAAAACCAGTATTAATAGAAATTCTGAACGATTTAAAGCTTGTCCCTCTTTCCAAAGAAAGAATCAATAAAGAAAAAATTATATTCCGATCCTATGATAGCATGAATGTTAATCGTATTAAAAATTTACTCTAA
- the cooS gene encoding anaerobic carbon-monoxide dehydrogenase catalytic subunit — METKKNTSKKEALDPKKITICEATAQMIEKARKDGVELAFDRAESMKACPIGADSACCKHCAMGPCRLNPKSPYEKVGVCGATIDTIMSRNFARMIASGAAAHTDHGMSMLDLFRDVVNGKITDYKIKDVDKLEMVAQSIGIEIEGKTTKEIATLLYHELEKTYTQVDGEIPFAKRVPQKTLELWRKHGIVPRGAMREIMEIMHRTHMGVDQDCDNLIKQCSRTALSDGWGGSMVATEISDILFGTPSPILVEVNMGVLKENEVNIIIHGHEPNLFESMIESVRESSLIKAAQDAGAKGINLVGMCCSGAEMLVRHGIPHAGNFMSTEAILVTGAVDAMGVDVQCIKQGLSKVAECYGTPLFTTNPRCKIEGATHISFDEHNPKGCTDEIVIRAITRFKNRKAKIQIPNIKNLGVHGFSHEYINYMLGGTFRASYAPLNDNIINGRIRGVAGVVGCTNPRVKQDFAHVELVKELIKNDILVLQTGCSQIALTKAGLTIPEAACLAGPGLQEVCETVGMPPVLGIGSCVDNSRILIATSEMVRQGGLGDSIADLPVAGAAPEWMSEKAISIGQYFVASGVFTVFGVTFPIIEETKFHKLLFSGLEQQGFGKWGFSADPYEMAKMMIAHIDKKRKALGIDKSRERTLVDMADRRDMAI, encoded by the coding sequence ATGGAAACAAAAAAAAATACTTCCAAGAAGGAAGCCCTTGATCCAAAAAAAATTACTATTTGTGAAGCTACTGCTCAAATGATAGAAAAAGCAAGAAAAGATGGAGTTGAATTGGCATTTGATAGAGCTGAATCAATGAAGGCGTGTCCAATAGGTGCTGATTCAGCATGTTGTAAACATTGTGCAATGGGGCCTTGTAGGCTTAATCCAAAATCACCTTATGAAAAGGTAGGCGTATGTGGAGCTACAATCGACACAATAATGTCAAGAAATTTTGCCAGAATGATAGCTTCAGGCGCTGCCGCACATACTGACCATGGAATGAGTATGCTCGATCTGTTTAGGGATGTAGTTAATGGAAAAATAACAGATTATAAAATTAAAGATGTCGATAAGCTTGAAATGGTCGCGCAATCTATAGGAATTGAAATTGAAGGAAAAACAACAAAAGAAATCGCAACGCTTCTTTATCATGAGCTGGAAAAAACTTATACGCAGGTTGATGGAGAAATTCCTTTTGCTAAAAGAGTTCCACAAAAGACTCTGGAATTATGGAGAAAACACGGAATTGTTCCAAGGGGAGCTATGAGGGAAATAATGGAAATTATGCATAGAACTCACATGGGAGTTGATCAAGATTGTGATAACCTTATTAAACAATGTAGTCGAACTGCCCTTTCAGACGGATGGGGCGGCTCAATGGTTGCTACGGAAATATCAGATATATTGTTCGGAACTCCAAGCCCTATCCTTGTTGAAGTAAATATGGGAGTTTTAAAAGAAAATGAAGTCAATATAATTATACATGGACATGAGCCAAATCTTTTTGAATCAATGATTGAATCAGTAAGAGAATCATCATTAATAAAAGCAGCCCAAGATGCTGGTGCAAAAGGCATAAATCTTGTCGGTATGTGTTGTTCAGGAGCTGAAATGCTTGTTAGGCATGGAATACCACACGCTGGAAATTTTATGTCAACTGAAGCTATTCTCGTTACAGGTGCTGTAGATGCAATGGGAGTCGATGTCCAATGCATAAAACAAGGACTCTCAAAAGTAGCGGAATGTTATGGAACTCCTTTATTTACAACTAATCCAAGATGTAAAATTGAAGGAGCAACTCATATTAGTTTTGACGAACATAACCCAAAAGGATGTACTGATGAAATTGTAATAAGGGCGATAACTCGTTTTAAAAATAGAAAAGCAAAAATACAAATTCCAAATATAAAAAATTTAGGAGTTCACGGTTTTTCCCATGAGTATATAAATTATATGCTTGGAGGTACTTTTAGAGCATCTTATGCTCCATTAAATGATAATATTATAAATGGACGTATTAGAGGCGTAGCTGGCGTTGTTGGATGCACGAATCCTCGAGTAAAACAAGATTTTGCGCACGTTGAGCTTGTTAAGGAATTAATTAAAAATGATATATTAGTATTACAGACTGGATGTTCTCAAATAGCTTTGACAAAAGCCGGTTTAACAATACCTGAAGCCGCTTGTCTTGCTGGACCTGGTCTTCAAGAAGTATGTGAAACTGTAGGAATGCCTCCTGTGCTTGGTATAGGTTCTTGTGTGGACAACAGCAGGATTCTTATAGCTACATCAGAAATGGTAAGGCAAGGCGGACTCGGAGATAGTATTGCGGATTTACCTGTAGCTGGAGCAGCCCCAGAGTGGATGAGCGAAAAAGCAATATCCATCGGACAGTATTTTGTTGCATCTGGAGTTTTTACTGTCTTTGGAGTTACTTTTCCAATAATCGAAGAAACAAAATTCCATAAACTGCTTTTTTCAGGACTTGAACAACAAGGCTTTGGGAAATGGGGCTTTTCTGCTGATCCGTATGAAATGGCAAAAATGATGATAGCGCATATTGATAAAAAACGAAAAGCCCTTGGAATTGATAAATCACGTGAAAGAACTCTTGTTGATATGGCAGATAGACGAGATATGGCAATATAA
- the rplU gene encoding 50S ribosomal protein L21 — translation MYAVVAAGGKQYKVQPGEILKIEKVQGEIGSLFSFDKVLMYSDGENVKIGQPVLENVVVNGSIVEQGKHKKVIVFKFKRRKRYRRKQGHRQCYTAIKIDKIEA, via the coding sequence ATGTACGCAGTAGTTGCTGCTGGCGGAAAACAGTATAAAGTTCAACCTGGCGAAATCCTTAAAATTGAAAAAGTTCAAGGTGAAATAGGAAGTCTTTTTTCTTTTGATAAAGTTTTAATGTATTCTGATGGAGAAAATGTTAAAATAGGCCAACCTGTTCTTGAAAACGTTGTGGTAAATGGCTCTATTGTAGAGCAGGGAAAACATAAAAAAGTAATAGTTTTTAAGTTTAAGCGCAGAAAACGATATCGTAGAAAACAAGGTCACAGACAATGTTATACAGCAATCAAGATTGACAAAATTGAAGCATAA
- the obgE gene encoding GTPase ObgE encodes MKFIDEVTIIVTSGDGGSGCVSFRREKFVPKGGPDGGDGGKGGDVIFKASSQKRTLYDFHFRRNFKAEKGGYGRGKCQTGKNGQDLIIEIPPGTLVKEVDSETVIKDFDNDEELVVAKGGRGGKGNKWFTSATYQAPKFAQPGEKGQTLTLKFELKLIADAGIIGLPNAGKSTLISVMTAARPKIADYPFTTLYPNLGVVQTSWNEPYTLADIPGIIEGAHEGLGLGLQFLRHIERTKLLVHVIDASEIDINDPLAFYNTINHELSEYSQSLSEKPQIIVLNKIDITDAKDKAELLKSLLNDKEVFLISAATNNGIEDLKQKIGKLLKDLDEKQHY; translated from the coding sequence GTGAAGTTCATAGACGAAGTAACTATTATTGTAACCTCCGGTGATGGTGGTAGTGGGTGCGTAAGCTTTAGAAGAGAAAAATTTGTTCCAAAAGGCGGCCCAGACGGTGGAGATGGAGGCAAAGGTGGTGATGTTATTTTTAAAGCATCATCGCAAAAGCGCACCCTTTATGATTTTCATTTTAGAAGAAATTTTAAAGCTGAAAAAGGTGGATATGGCCGAGGAAAATGCCAAACTGGTAAAAATGGCCAAGACCTTATAATTGAAATTCCACCAGGTACTTTAGTTAAAGAAGTTGATTCAGAAACGGTAATAAAAGATTTTGATAATGATGAGGAGTTAGTTGTAGCTAAAGGCGGTAGAGGAGGCAAAGGAAATAAGTGGTTTACTAGTGCGACATACCAAGCTCCTAAATTTGCCCAGCCAGGCGAAAAAGGTCAAACTCTAACTTTAAAATTCGAATTAAAATTAATAGCTGATGCCGGTATAATAGGCTTGCCAAACGCCGGCAAATCAACTTTGATAAGCGTTATGACGGCGGCTCGCCCTAAAATTGCTGATTATCCTTTTACAACGCTTTATCCTAATCTTGGAGTGGTTCAAACAAGCTGGAACGAGCCTTATACTCTTGCAGATATACCCGGAATCATTGAAGGTGCCCATGAAGGATTAGGTCTTGGTCTTCAATTCTTAAGGCATATTGAAAGAACAAAACTATTAGTCCATGTTATTGATGCATCAGAAATTGATATAAATGATCCACTTGCCTTTTATAATACAATAAACCATGAGCTTTCAGAATATAGCCAATCTTTATCAGAAAAACCTCAAATAATCGTTCTTAATAAAATCGATATAACCGATGCAAAAGACAAGGCTGAATTATTAAAAAGTTTATTAAATGATAAAGAAGTTTTTTTAATTTCAGCAGCTACAAATAATGGCATTGAAGATCTAAAACAAAAAATTGGAAAATTATTAAAAGACTTAGATGAAAAGCAACATTATTAA
- a CDS encoding 2,3-bisphosphoglycerate-independent phosphoglycerate mutase, whose protein sequence is MLMILDGWGIGKNDDGNAVYLSKTPFLEKMRNDYPNTQLMCSGEAVGLPDGIMGNSEVGHLNIGAGRIVYQDLLRIDLSIRNGAFFENKVFNELISNVKEKSSSLHLIGLVSDGGVHSQFSHIIALLDLAERKGVKNVYIHAILDGRDTPPDSGAGFIKNLNDHIQKKHNGKIATICGRYYAMDRDTRWDRTEKAYNLYTKADGVHENDPIIAVQNAYAKKETDEFIKPIVIVDENTKPIATMQDNDGLIFFNFRSDRARQLTRSFTEKDFSFFKREQIPAFCSFVTMTQYDEKFTLPIAFPQFELMEILGEIISKQGFKQLRIAETEKYAHVTYFFNGGIEKPFTLEDRCLIPSPRDIATYDLRPEMSAYKVKDELLNRLNTNNYDLIVVNFANMDMVGHTGIIDAAIKACQAVDNSVKEVATLAKEKGYAVMITADHGNSETMKDENGHPHTAHTLNPVRFILVDDSRKAISLRKGVLGDIAPTILEIMGIDKPEKMTGTSLIEKNN, encoded by the coding sequence ATGCTAATGATATTAGATGGATGGGGTATAGGCAAAAACGATGACGGTAATGCTGTATATTTGTCAAAAACACCATTCCTTGAAAAAATGAGAAATGATTATCCAAATACACAGCTTATGTGTTCAGGTGAAGCTGTAGGACTCCCTGATGGTATAATGGGTAACTCAGAAGTAGGGCATTTAAATATTGGTGCTGGCAGGATTGTTTATCAAGATTTATTAAGGATAGATTTATCCATTCGTAATGGCGCTTTTTTTGAGAATAAAGTATTTAATGAATTAATATCTAATGTTAAAGAAAAAAGTTCTTCTCTTCATTTAATAGGACTTGTATCAGATGGAGGTGTTCATAGCCAATTCTCCCATATTATAGCTCTTCTGGATCTTGCAGAACGAAAGGGAGTTAAAAATGTATATATACACGCGATTCTTGACGGAAGAGATACTCCTCCTGATAGCGGAGCAGGATTTATAAAAAATTTAAATGATCATATTCAGAAAAAACATAATGGTAAAATTGCAACAATATGCGGTAGATATTATGCAATGGACAGGGATACAAGGTGGGACAGAACAGAAAAAGCATATAACCTTTATACAAAAGCCGACGGTGTTCATGAAAACGATCCTATAATTGCTGTTCAAAATGCCTATGCTAAAAAAGAGACAGACGAATTTATTAAACCGATTGTTATTGTTGATGAAAATACAAAACCTATAGCAACAATGCAGGATAATGACGGACTAATATTTTTTAATTTTCGTTCTGATAGAGCAAGACAGCTTACCCGTAGTTTTACAGAAAAAGATTTTTCTTTTTTTAAAAGAGAACAGATTCCAGCATTCTGCAGTTTTGTAACTATGACTCAGTATGACGAAAAATTTACTTTACCTATCGCATTTCCTCAGTTTGAGCTTATGGAAATTTTAGGAGAAATTATAAGTAAACAAGGATTTAAACAATTAAGGATAGCTGAAACAGAAAAATATGCTCACGTAACATATTTTTTTAATGGAGGTATTGAAAAGCCGTTTACCCTTGAAGATAGATGTCTTATACCTTCTCCGAGAGATATTGCGACCTATGATTTAAGGCCAGAAATGAGTGCTTATAAAGTTAAGGATGAGCTTCTTAACCGTTTAAATACAAATAATTATGATCTTATTGTGGTAAATTTTGCTAATATGGATATGGTAGGCCATACAGGCATTATCGATGCGGCAATTAAAGCTTGTCAAGCTGTTGATAATTCTGTCAAAGAAGTAGCTACTCTTGCAAAAGAAAAAGGGTATGCTGTAATGATAACAGCAGATCACGGTAATTCTGAAACTATGAAGGATGAAAATGGACATCCCCATACTGCTCACACATTAAATCCGGTTCGTTTTATACTTGTTGATGATTCGAGAAAGGCAATTAGTCTAAGAAAAGGTGTTTTAGGAGACATCGCTCCAACTATATTAGAAATAATGGGTATAGATAAACCTGAAAAAATGACAGGAACTTCTTTAATTGAAAAAAATAATTAA
- a CDS encoding DUF4124 domain-containing protein, producing MKTIKEKIVKNSGQVITYLLLYILFLYFFNTQVLAEFYKWTDKNGNVRYSNVAPPSNSKYEEIEEKKSSQEPDNTQSKKEELRNSEVFKNLVLSLQKMNAKTSVGVMFDDYFVFLGEVKYLANNFFQSSYASISYTITSDVKNIIELYELAGDIWNKNRTNIGKDHKNKNIQLDSEDGRNLKTKCPSLETYYSDGTWYINIDSSVSYLFSEANKKIAGLVAY from the coding sequence ATGAAAACTATCAAAGAAAAAATCGTCAAAAATAGTGGTCAGGTCATTACGTATTTGTTATTATACATACTATTCTTGTATTTCTTTAATACTCAAGTTCTGGCAGAATTCTATAAATGGACAGATAAAAATGGCAATGTGCGATATTCTAATGTCGCGCCACCATCTAATTCAAAATATGAAGAAATTGAAGAAAAAAAATCAAGTCAAGAGCCTGATAATACTCAATCTAAAAAAGAAGAGCTCCGAAATAGTGAAGTTTTTAAAAATTTGGTATTATCTTTACAAAAAATGAATGCTAAAACATCTGTCGGCGTAATGTTTGATGATTACTTCGTATTTCTCGGAGAAGTTAAGTATCTTGCCAATAATTTTTTTCAAAGTTCATACGCTTCAATATCTTATACAATAACTTCAGACGTTAAAAACATAATAGAACTTTATGAATTAGCTGGAGATATATGGAATAAGAATAGAACTAATATAGGCAAAGACCATAAAAATAAAAATATACAATTGGATTCTGAAGATGGTAGAAACTTAAAAACAAAATGCCCATCATTGGAAACATATTATTCGGACGGAACATGGTATATAAATATAGATTCATCCGTTTCGTATTTATTTTCAGAGGCTAATAAAAAAATAGCAGGTTTGGTAGCATATTAA